The Falco biarmicus isolate bFalBia1 chromosome 1, bFalBia1.pri, whole genome shotgun sequence DNA segment TTGCAGCACAACATCAGTTTATCCTGAAGTAGAATCAGTAAGCTTAGTTCATGAAGTAACGTAATACAATACCAATGCACAGTGGCAGGAAGCAACACATCAGTaacacttttcttttgttcatttccacagaaatatgCCAATATAACTGTATTTAATTATAGACACAGTCAAAAAACCAGGTAGATTTCATTACTAAAAACTGACTTTAAATTCATCTTTAAATTAACATGCAAGCGTGTATTTACATGGACAGCTACCAGTTTCTCAGCCTTAGCTCAAATACACCCCCACTGGCCTGTTTCAGTCCAAATGCTGGCAGATTTCTCTGGCTCCAAGCTAGTAAGCTCTGCTAAGAATACTGAAGGAAGTAAGAGGCCAGACAAGGCCTTAAACAGCCATGAAGCAGAAGGTGTTAGAATAAACAAATATCCATTAAACACGCAGGAAGGTATCATTATCAAATTGGCAAAACACAGGCTAGAATGTGTAAGGGAAATCAAAAGACCAGTAAGAACTCACAACAATCAAAGCTTTTTAGCACAATAATCAACACAAGACGGAAACATTTCTCCTTCATGGAAGTTACCTTTAGAAATAGTTAAAGCAGGAGACCACTGTGATCTTAGAATATCAAGACAAATGCTGCCATTACTGTTAATATTTGGATGATAGATTCTTGTTGTAAATGCAAcctgcaacaagaaaaaaaaagtgtgtttctgTATGTGATGACGATGACATGACCCTTTTTTCTCAATCAAGGTATTAGTCAACTCAATTTACtctaaaagaaaaggattaaGCAGCTAAACTGCATCAGATTCAAGTAAGTGCACCTAAGCCACGTCCTCTCAGTTTCCAGTTACCAGGCACTATTTCAAACAGAGAGGGCAAGTACAAGGCTGGTTTTAATCACAGGTGCCTACATCAGGAAGACAACACAAAGTGCCTGGACCACAGTAACACTGCTATCACAGAACTTCACATTGCAGTCACTCCAACTGTGCACTTTTATACTGACTGAAAATTGGAAGACAACGCTAGTGGTTGATAAAGCTACAAAAAAGTATACTTCACAATTACTCAGCACATTAATCCCTATCCATACTGTCACATTCCTACAGACCAACCCTAACCACTAATACTTGACAGTCCCCTCAGCAAGAACTCTTAAGAGTAACACAAAGCTAATGAGTTTTCCTATCAATtaacaaaaaacagaaataaaacccaacatCATTCCAAGACATTCAGAATCCACATATAAGAGTTTGCTCCTAAAACATATGTAACACACCCATTCTTGTGGTAGCCAGAGAGGGATCTATCTAATATACTGTAAGATTGCGTGAAAAAAAGTGAGAATTAGACAGTACTGCAATATAGAAGCTGACTATTTCTGTCCTGTACTCTGTTCTTTAAAGAGCACTTTTAAAGAGCCCTAATTTCACAAATGAGAAAGCAATACTTACCTTAGGTGGTTTGAAAGGGTAGTCTGTAGGAAAGTGAATTGTCAAGAAGAATACACCACCCTGATATGGACTGTCATTCtgtcaaagcaaacaaataattcTCCTATTATTAACCTTTAGGACTGAGTACCgctgaagatgtttttaaataactaaaaggagaggaaatttatttaaacaacTGAACTGTTTAATCCACCAACACAAGAGAGATGCAAACACATACAGGTCACTTTCTGTATGGACCTCTCCAAGTTAGAACTTCATagaaaacagcttctctgaCACAATACACTCAGGACAACTTGGCAAAAGCATTCAAATGCCTCTGAGGCAGCTCCAGAAAGTAATGTTCATAGAGCAGGGATCCTGTCAGGTTCAAAAACTCAAGTTCTGTTTTGGAGCTCATTTGTTACAGCCAGCCCAGGGGCCACAGACAGCTCCAAGTGCCTCCCATTCCCTCCTAAGTTCCACCCTTGCCTCAGGTGCTGCTCAGgcctgcataaaaaaaaaatgtctataCACAGCTAATTCCTtgttccttgaaaaaaaaaaaaaaaaaaccaagaaaaaacaaaacaaggaaaattcaTTCTACAAGCACCACCAAATAAAATGCCCCATCAAGATTAAAGtgaattttaattctgtatttgaaatttttaattttaatactttctgtattagaaattcACTGTAACCTAATATGGAAAACTATTTTACATTTCCCTGCTCCAAAGAAACAACTGCAGGGATAATTCATTTAGGTGTTAGCTACTAGCAGTAAAGCAACATGTGGAAGTAAATAAGCTGATAGTAAGCAGAGAATAAATGGAGTGACTAAATAGGGATTGTGTAAGTTATTAGTTACAA contains these protein-coding regions:
- the UBE2D3 gene encoding ubiquitin-conjugating enzyme E2 D3 isoform X3, whose amino-acid sequence is MFHWQATIMGPNDSPYQGGVFFLTIHFPTDYPFKPPKVAFTTRIYHPNINSNGSICLDILRSQWSPALTISKVLLSICSLLCDPNPDDPLVPEIARIYKTDRDKYNRISREWTQKYAM